One genomic segment of Rubeoparvulum massiliense includes these proteins:
- a CDS encoding sigma-54 interaction domain-containing protein, translated as MDQTAKQILIVGAGQGGTHLLRTFHTLPNFEVIAITDIRPEAPGFALAKDWGIPTGDDYLLWLQTTFVDIIFEATGQEEVYRHLEQVKPEGTLLVPGSIANLLMSLIAMKEQLIGRLKRQETELQAMINSTHDAMIAVDEQGRISLFNRSAERLIQLKAEDVLNQPVSQVVPNSRLDIVLHTGIPELNQEQQLTDDARIVTNRVPILTDDGKIIGAVAVFRDISDILELAEEITDLKEIQSLLKAIIHSTEDAISIVDEQGLGMMINPAYTRLTGMKEEDVLGKPADVDISEGQSMHMQVLKTKHPVRGVRMKVGPYGKEVVVNVAPIMVGDQLRGSVGIIHDMTEMKQLTDELAHAKQMLRTLQAKYTFQDMIAESEGMKLAVEQALNVASTPATVLLRGESGTGKELFAHAIHHASPRRNQQFVRVNCAAIAENLLESELFGYEEGAFTGAKKGGKKGYFEEAHSGTIFLDEIGELPMGVQVKLLRILQEKEIIRVGGTEPIPIDVRVIAATHANLEKMIQEQRFREDLYYRLNVIPIMIPPLRLRKQEFPMLIQHILRKLNLEYRRMVQEIDPDALQFLLDYDWPGNVRELENILGRAMISMHVQERMIQLHHLPPLGHTPKVISNSVGVEELEPLHCHLEQMERNYIRQALQACDGNKTKAAALLQISVRNLYYKIQRYGL; from the coding sequence ATGGACCAAACAGCGAAGCAGATCCTAATCGTGGGAGCAGGACAGGGAGGTACGCATCTCTTGCGAACCTTTCATACACTCCCGAACTTTGAAGTGATCGCCATCACAGATATCCGACCTGAAGCTCCAGGTTTTGCATTGGCTAAAGATTGGGGTATACCCACAGGTGACGATTATCTATTGTGGTTACAAACCACATTTGTTGATATTATCTTTGAAGCAACAGGTCAGGAGGAGGTTTATCGTCATTTAGAGCAGGTGAAGCCAGAAGGAACATTATTAGTCCCTGGCTCGATTGCTAATCTCCTCATGTCCTTAATCGCCATGAAGGAGCAGCTAATTGGTCGTCTCAAGCGCCAAGAGACGGAGTTACAGGCCATGATTAATTCTACTCATGATGCCATGATCGCCGTTGATGAGCAAGGAAGAATTTCATTATTTAACCGTTCTGCTGAACGATTGATTCAATTGAAAGCAGAGGATGTGTTAAATCAGCCTGTCTCCCAGGTGGTTCCAAACAGTCGACTTGATATTGTTCTTCATACGGGGATTCCTGAATTAAATCAAGAGCAACAGCTCACCGATGATGCACGCATTGTCACCAATCGTGTTCCCATTTTGACAGATGACGGAAAAATTATCGGTGCGGTGGCTGTTTTTCGAGATATTAGTGACATCTTGGAATTGGCAGAGGAGATTACAGATCTGAAGGAGATCCAGAGTCTTCTCAAGGCGATTATTCATTCCACCGAGGATGCCATCTCCATCGTGGACGAGCAAGGCTTAGGAATGATGATCAACCCAGCTTATACCCGATTAACAGGTATGAAGGAAGAGGATGTTCTAGGAAAACCAGCTGATGTAGATATCTCAGAGGGTCAGAGTATGCATATGCAGGTATTGAAAACCAAGCATCCTGTTCGGGGCGTACGGATGAAAGTGGGTCCCTATGGTAAAGAGGTTGTTGTGAATGTGGCACCTATCATGGTAGGTGATCAGTTACGTGGGTCTGTGGGGATCATTCACGATATGACAGAGATGAAGCAGTTGACCGATGAACTTGCCCATGCGAAGCAGATGCTTCGTACTTTACAGGCGAAGTATACATTTCAAGATATGATCGCAGAGAGTGAAGGCATGAAGCTCGCTGTTGAGCAAGCTCTCAATGTGGCCAGTACACCAGCCACGGTCTTGCTACGTGGTGAATCAGGTACGGGTAAGGAATTATTCGCCCATGCCATTCACCATGCTAGCCCTCGACGTAATCAACAGTTTGTCCGTGTCAATTGCGCTGCCATTGCCGAAAATCTTTTGGAAAGTGAACTCTTTGGTTATGAGGAGGGAGCCTTTACAGGCGCTAAGAAGGGTGGAAAGAAGGGGTATTTTGAGGAAGCCCATAGCGGAACCATATTTTTAGATGAGATTGGAGAGCTACCCATGGGAGTGCAGGTCAAACTACTCCGTATTCTCCAGGAGAAGGAGATTATTCGTGTCGGTGGTACAGAACCGATCCCCATTGATGTGCGCGTTATCGCAGCCACTCACGCTAATTTAGAAAAAATGATTCAGGAGCAACGTTTTCGGGAGGATCTCTACTATCGGCTCAATGTGATCCCTATTATGATTCCACCATTACGACTTCGTAAGCAGGAATTTCCCATGCTGATCCAGCATATTCTTAGAAAATTAAATCTTGAGTATCGTCGCATGGTTCAAGAGATAGATCCAGATGCACTTCAATTTTTATTAGATTACGACTGGCCAGGAAATGTACGGGAACTGGAAAATATTCTTGGGCGAGCCATGATCAGTATGCATGTTCAAGAAAGGATGATCCAGCTTCACCATCTTCCTCCCTTGGGTCATACACCAAAGGTGATTTCCAATTCTGTAGGTGTAGAGGAGTTAGAACCACTTCACTGCCATCTTGAGCAGATGGAAAGGAATTACATAAGGCAAGCTCTTCAAGCCTGTGATGGGAATAAGACCAAGGCAGCTGCGCTTCTTCAGATTTCTGTACGCAATTTGTACTATAAAATACAGCGGTATGGTCTTTAA
- a CDS encoding DUF2627 family protein, translated as MLTYQRLIALLFLTIPAIIAAFGWKIMREVYIDYAAYDQFQLLLFLGGLLLFLFGVGFIAGWILHRDRKRNLVQPRFMQRDEDEE; from the coding sequence ATGCTAACCTATCAACGACTAATCGCTTTGCTATTTCTGACTATTCCTGCCATCATCGCTGCATTTGGGTGGAAGATTATGCGAGAAGTCTACATCGACTATGCTGCTTATGATCAATTTCAACTTCTTTTATTCCTAGGAGGGCTTCTCCTCTTCTTATTTGGTGTTGGATTTATCGCTGGATGGATCCTGCATCGTGATCGCAAGCGCAATCTTGTTCAACCACGTTTCATGCAACGTGATGAGGATGAGGAATGA